The Carnobacterium divergens genome includes a window with the following:
- a CDS encoding ABC transporter ATP-binding protein, with amino-acid sequence MDIQHLSKKISPSFSLSAITFTLKTGEITGLIGRNGNGKSSLFKTMVGLYQKDTGAVLIDGQEIEHFTEQKEHVFLLQDSIAYFDSLKLKEISAYYQLAYPRFNHDLFQRELKKIKLTLDERYGKLSKGTKTMVRLISAFATGATYLFLDEPLDGLDTIQRKRALGFILKQATSTQVSILIASHQLQELESIADRILVLKQGSLVKDFYLERLRSTAIKVQFVFVTKEIPSIIRENATLLSVEGRVLTYLFEELPQELEENIKETKPVLFERLPVSIEDIIRSQSTKDPDYQMMNQEEC; translated from the coding sequence ATGGACATCCAACATTTATCAAAAAAGATTAGTCCCTCATTTTCATTAAGCGCTATTACATTCACTTTAAAAACAGGGGAAATCACGGGGCTGATTGGCCGCAACGGAAATGGAAAATCAAGTTTATTTAAAACAATGGTTGGACTTTACCAAAAAGATACTGGAGCAGTTTTAATTGATGGTCAGGAAATTGAACACTTTACTGAACAAAAAGAACATGTTTTTTTACTACAAGATTCGATTGCCTATTTTGATTCATTAAAATTAAAAGAAATCAGCGCTTACTACCAACTTGCTTATCCTCGTTTTAATCACGATTTATTTCAACGAGAATTAAAAAAAATTAAACTGACATTAGATGAACGTTATGGAAAATTATCGAAAGGGACAAAAACAATGGTTCGTTTGATTAGTGCTTTTGCTACTGGAGCCACTTACCTTTTTTTAGATGAACCTTTAGATGGACTAGATACAATTCAGCGCAAGCGGGCATTAGGTTTTATTTTAAAGCAGGCTACATCCACTCAGGTTAGTATTTTAATTGCTTCTCATCAACTTCAAGAATTAGAATCAATTGCCGATCGTATTTTAGTCTTAAAACAAGGTTCTTTAGTGAAAGATTTTTATTTAGAAAGATTACGTTCAACTGCTATTAAAGTTCAATTTGTTTTTGTAACAAAAGAGATTCCTTCTATTATCAGAGAAAACGCTACACTTTTATCTGTTGAAGGACGTGTTTTAACTTACTTATTTGAAGAACTGCCTCAAGAATTAGAAGAAAACATTAAAGAAACGAAACCTGTCTTATTTGAACGACTTCCTGTTTCGATTGAAGATATTATCCG
- a CDS encoding GNAT family N-acetyltransferase — MKYVSIRENPAYAEKAICYFQEKWGSEETNLLYEDCITSCLTSPSKLPQWYLLLKDETIVGCAGLIPNDFISRMDLYPWLCGLYIEEEFRGNNYGEWLIEYVKTETKKLGFETLYLCTDHTSYYEKYQFDYVGVGYHPWGESSRIYQTKLVE; from the coding sequence ATGAAGTATGTATCGATTAGAGAGAATCCGGCGTATGCGGAGAAAGCCATTTGCTACTTTCAAGAAAAGTGGGGAAGTGAAGAGACGAATTTGTTGTACGAAGACTGCATTACCTCTTGTCTCACATCACCATCAAAGTTGCCACAATGGTATTTATTGCTAAAAGACGAGACGATTGTAGGGTGTGCAGGATTGATTCCAAATGATTTTATTAGTCGGATGGACTTATATCCATGGCTCTGCGGGCTATATATTGAAGAAGAATTTCGTGGAAATAACTATGGAGAATGGTTGATTGAGTATGTTAAGACTGAAACTAAAAAATTAGGGTTTGAAACATTGTATTTATGTACAGACCATACCTCTTACTATGAAAAGTATCAATTTGACTATGTAGGAGTAGGTTACCATCCTTGGGGCGAAAGTAGCCGTATTTACCAAACGAAACTTGTAGAATAA
- a CDS encoding YhgE/Pip domain-containing protein — MEMMKNEWKKLAGNKLLLISFVVIMFIPILYAGFFLKSVWDPYGKTGELPVAVVNLDESVDYQGKTLDVGDQLVENLKKNDLLDWHFVSEKAAKEGIKDRKYYMVVTLPKNFSKNASTLLDKEPKKMNITYETNGSLNYIGEVIGETAAKQLKSEVSANVTKAYAESIFGQIEKVGDGFTQAADGSKKLDDGTKQLTDGNKQITENLQKLASSTVTFSEGAEKLEVGLNQYTDGVAQLDSGATKLNDGIGQLASNVGPLQAGVGQLSDGSQTLANGVGAYTAGVGQLADGSNQLVANNGKLQAGVAQLNGGVDQLANGVQEMSNKIDPKKLAELSQLIKVLPKLNDGIDELQTQLANSGTIDQSKIEEDLTTIGTNLGGIKEDLTTIETNLGEIKEDLTNKDGIRDDLTNLGNQIQENPTKTVTAIQKTAAYQSLSDAEKQELDNAVKTELGTQAQTQGATATAIGEKATAIGGKATAIGEKATAIGGKAAAAGEATQATGADIQTLAAGLTAQLSQLKAGVDKLAAVSNVALPGATSATQGLIDIKTALDQQLAPGLGQIQNGLKGDTGLVSGINAYTNGVASLKSGSQQLTANSSALNSGANALNGGIGQISGKLPDLISGVTQLNDGSSQLAQGTAKLTENSPQLNSGIGQLADGSTQIQSGSSQLADGSGTLGTGLGTLKDGTKELSSKLKDGAKEVNGITATDKTFDMLASPDKLTHKEYSHVENYGAALAPYVLSLALYVGALVFNFIFPIRKISMTGQSSFSWWLSKFSIGLVAAVAMAVVEAGLILALGLHVESVAQFMTMAIVTSIAYMFLIMTLAMTFDNPGRFIGMVLLIVQLGGAGGTFPIPLTNNFFKAIHPYLPMSHSIYGFREAISGGLGQGVFVSSALILLAIFVVFSGLLFLSMNWLQKRHLEDVSQLDDNQKLQALED, encoded by the coding sequence ATGGAAATGATGAAAAATGAATGGAAAAAACTTGCCGGCAATAAATTATTACTAATCTCATTTGTCGTGATTATGTTTATTCCTATCTTATACGCAGGATTCTTCTTGAAATCAGTGTGGGATCCATATGGTAAAACAGGTGAATTACCTGTTGCAGTTGTAAACTTAGATGAATCAGTCGACTATCAAGGGAAAACATTAGATGTCGGGGATCAACTAGTTGAGAATTTAAAGAAAAATGATTTATTAGATTGGCATTTCGTTTCAGAAAAAGCCGCTAAAGAAGGTATTAAAGATCGTAAGTACTATATGGTCGTGACGTTACCAAAGAATTTTTCTAAAAATGCTTCAACACTATTAGACAAAGAACCAAAGAAAATGAATATCACTTATGAAACAAATGGCTCATTAAACTATATCGGTGAAGTTATTGGCGAGACGGCGGCTAAGCAATTAAAAAGCGAAGTTTCAGCTAACGTAACAAAAGCCTATGCAGAATCCATTTTCGGTCAAATTGAAAAAGTTGGAGACGGCTTTACACAAGCGGCAGATGGTTCTAAAAAACTAGATGACGGAACAAAACAATTAACTGATGGAAACAAACAAATCACAGAAAACTTACAAAAATTAGCATCAAGTACCGTAACCTTCAGCGAAGGTGCAGAAAAACTAGAAGTCGGTTTAAATCAATATACAGACGGTGTGGCTCAACTTGATTCAGGAGCAACCAAATTAAATGATGGAATCGGACAATTAGCTTCTAACGTTGGACCCCTTCAAGCAGGTGTCGGTCAATTAAGCGACGGTTCACAAACCTTAGCAAATGGCGTTGGCGCTTATACAGCAGGTGTGGGTCAGTTAGCCGATGGAAGCAATCAATTAGTTGCAAACAATGGCAAATTACAAGCAGGTGTTGCACAATTAAACGGTGGTGTTGATCAACTAGCAAATGGTGTTCAAGAAATGTCTAACAAAATTGACCCCAAAAAACTAGCTGAATTATCTCAATTGATTAAAGTATTGCCTAAATTAAATGATGGTATTGATGAATTGCAAACTCAATTAGCAAATAGTGGAACAATTGATCAATCAAAAATTGAAGAAGATTTAACAACTATTGGAACAAACTTAGGCGGAATTAAAGAAGATTTAACAACTATTGAAACAAACTTAGGTGAAATTAAAGAAGATTTAACAAACAAAGATGGAATTAGAGACGATTTAACAAACTTAGGTAATCAAATCCAAGAAAATCCAACAAAAACAGTAACAGCCATTCAAAAAACAGCAGCTTATCAAAGTTTATCAGATGCTGAAAAACAAGAATTAGATAATGCAGTTAAAACTGAATTAGGTACGCAAGCACAAACGCAAGGAGCAACAGCAACAGCGATTGGTGAAAAAGCAACAGCAATTGGTGGAAAAGCAACAGCAATTGGTGAAAAAGCAACAGCAATTGGTGGAAAAGCAGCAGCAGCAGGGGAAGCTACTCAAGCAACTGGAGCAGATATTCAAACATTAGCAGCAGGCCTAACTGCCCAATTAAGTCAATTAAAAGCAGGGGTCGATAAATTAGCAGCAGTTTCAAATGTAGCTTTACCAGGTGCTACATCTGCAACGCAAGGTTTAATTGATATTAAAACGGCTTTAGATCAACAACTAGCACCAGGTTTAGGTCAAATCCAAAATGGATTAAAAGGTGATACTGGTTTGGTTTCAGGAATCAATGCTTACACAAATGGTGTAGCATCCCTTAAATCAGGAAGCCAACAATTAACAGCAAACTCTAGCGCTCTTAACAGTGGAGCCAACGCTCTAAACGGCGGAATCGGTCAAATTTCTGGTAAATTACCAGACTTAATCAGTGGCGTGACTCAACTAAATGACGGCTCAAGTCAATTAGCACAAGGAACAGCTAAATTAACTGAAAACTCTCCACAATTAAATAGCGGGATTGGTCAATTAGCTGATGGGTCAACACAAATCCAATCAGGCTCAAGCCAATTAGCTGACGGTTCAGGTACATTAGGTACTGGTTTAGGAACCCTAAAAGACGGTACAAAAGAATTATCATCTAAATTAAAAGATGGTGCTAAAGAAGTAAACGGAATTACAGCAACAGATAAAACCTTCGATATGCTTGCGAGTCCAGATAAATTGACTCATAAAGAATACAGCCATGTTGAAAACTACGGTGCAGCTCTTGCTCCATACGTTTTATCATTAGCTTTATATGTTGGAGCGTTAGTCTTCAACTTTATCTTCCCAATCCGTAAAATTTCAATGACAGGTCAATCAAGCTTCTCATGGTGGTTAAGCAAATTCTCAATCGGTTTAGTTGCAGCAGTTGCAATGGCAGTGGTTGAAGCAGGCTTAATCCTAGCATTAGGCTTACATGTTGAGTCTGTAGCACAATTTATGACAATGGCAATCGTAACCTCAATTGCTTACATGTTCTTGATTATGACGTTAGCCATGACATTTGATAACCCAGGACGTTTCATCGGAATGGTCTTATTAATTGTTCAACTTGGTGGAGCTGGTGGTACATTCCCAATTCCATTAACAAATAACTTCTTCAAAGCGATTCACCCATACTTGCCAATGTCTCATTCAATTTATGGATTTAGAGAAGCAATCAGTGGTGGATTAGGACAAGGTGTCTTTGTAAGTAGCGCATTGATCTTGTTGGCAATCTTCGTTGTCTTCAGTGGATTATTATTCCTTTCAATGAACTGGTTACAAAAAAGACATTTAGAGGATGTCTCACAACTTGATGACAATCAAAAATTACAAGCTTTAGAAGACTAA
- a CDS encoding serine hydrolase domain-containing protein yields MRKILLVMALLSLVIIGGAVLVTATKKESFAASPTHLKIGRYKLKENGLALDTNEPEKLAPDLDNPNSGDKTPELTKKIENLIQSKEFNGTLLVIKNGKVLLNKGYGYANKETNQLNTFQSLYYIGSIEKSITATAIMKLVDEEKIKLTDPIKKYYPTINDNGVITVKQLLTHTSGIVGMKKTGQQVTHNGAVQEVLDQLKIVNNGHWHYTDDDYILLAGIIERASGTDYSTYVTKNIIEKANLSHTGFYDSFDTALFHTVAYQKVGNQAYQPLPITKGSLSEEFGAGNMYMTAGDLVKFNQALVDGKLISKTSLDQMQTPGSSESSYGFGMYLGEKTKYSHGVLGGYHSLILISKDGNDGVVVMANEKTPFDILQTAGAILKEADKVETID; encoded by the coding sequence ATGCGGAAAATTCTTCTAGTAATGGCATTATTAAGTTTAGTTATTATAGGTGGAGCAGTTCTGGTAACAGCGACAAAAAAAGAGAGTTTCGCCGCAAGCCCTACACATTTAAAGATAGGACGCTACAAGTTGAAAGAAAATGGCTTAGCGCTGGACACGAATGAACCAGAAAAGTTAGCACCAGATCTTGATAACCCAAATAGTGGAGATAAAACCCCTGAGTTAACGAAAAAAATTGAAAACTTGATTCAATCAAAAGAATTTAACGGAACGTTACTCGTCATAAAAAATGGGAAAGTCTTGTTAAACAAAGGCTACGGATATGCGAATAAAGAAACGAATCAATTAAATACTTTTCAATCCCTTTATTATATAGGCTCAATTGAAAAAAGCATTACGGCAACAGCGATTATGAAACTAGTAGACGAAGAGAAAATAAAATTAACCGATCCCATCAAAAAGTATTACCCTACCATTAACGACAACGGCGTCATCACAGTCAAACAATTATTAACCCATACATCAGGAATTGTCGGAATGAAAAAAACAGGGCAACAAGTGACCCACAATGGCGCAGTTCAAGAGGTGTTAGATCAACTAAAAATTGTCAATAACGGCCACTGGCACTATACCGATGATGATTATATTTTATTAGCAGGAATCATTGAACGTGCTTCAGGTACAGATTATAGCACCTACGTGACTAAGAACATTATCGAAAAAGCCAATTTATCCCATACCGGTTTTTACGATAGCTTTGATACGGCCCTCTTTCATACGGTAGCTTACCAAAAAGTAGGAAATCAAGCCTATCAGCCACTTCCTATCACCAAAGGAAGCCTGTCTGAAGAATTTGGAGCTGGAAATATGTACATGACAGCAGGCGATTTAGTTAAATTCAACCAAGCGTTAGTGGATGGGAAATTAATCAGTAAAACAAGTTTAGATCAAATGCAAACGCCAGGATCATCAGAATCTTCCTACGGTTTTGGCATGTACCTTGGAGAAAAAACAAAATATAGCCACGGTGTGCTTGGTGGATATCATAGTTTAATATTGATTTCAAAGGATGGCAACGATGGCGTTGTTGTGATGGCAAATGAAAAAACGCCCTTTGATATTCTTCAAACAGCGGGTGCTATTTTAAAAGAAGCAGACAAAGTAGAAACCATCGATTAA
- a CDS encoding GntR family transcriptional regulator: MIKIDPRSPHPYYEQIISAIKQQCLAKVLLPGDKLPSVREMAGTILVNPNTISKAYQELERQGVIETLRGKGTYIAERQATPLNKELELKLQKQLEEFCLEALYLEIPKETLTKWIEDNYQKLKKE; encoded by the coding sequence ATGATTAAAATCGATCCCCGCAGCCCTCATCCTTACTATGAACAAATCATATCAGCAATTAAACAACAATGTTTGGCAAAAGTATTATTGCCTGGTGATAAGCTTCCTTCTGTACGTGAAATGGCTGGAACTATTTTAGTAAATCCAAATACAATCAGTAAAGCTTATCAGGAATTAGAACGTCAAGGCGTGATTGAAACGTTACGAGGCAAAGGAACGTATATAGCGGAACGACAAGCAACTCCCTTAAATAAGGAATTAGAATTAAAACTTCAAAAACAATTGGAAGAATTTTGTTTAGAAGCACTCTACTTGGAAATTCCCAAAGAAACATTAACCAAGTGGATTGAAGACAACTATCAAAAACTAAAAAAGGAGTAG
- a CDS encoding Rrf2 family transcriptional regulator, whose amino-acid sequence MKLTKGLEQAVCVIALLATQDQEIPVSSHIINYRLQGSPTYLKKLMRKLVVNNLVTSVSGINGGFSLAKAPEKITILEIIEALEGPVITYPNTGLINMVFQDMQPVANQGDLVLMDVFHEADKYYSDYLGKQTVEELIQETLGLREIPVLNWNDLAEKKGLLRKVLKNVNGNDEK is encoded by the coding sequence ATGAAGCTGACAAAAGGCTTGGAACAAGCTGTCTGTGTGATTGCGTTATTAGCAACCCAAGATCAAGAGATACCCGTTTCTTCACACATTATCAATTATCGGTTACAAGGCTCACCAACCTATTTGAAAAAATTAATGCGCAAGTTGGTAGTCAATAATCTTGTAACATCAGTATCAGGTATCAATGGTGGATTTTCACTGGCGAAAGCACCTGAAAAAATAACGATATTGGAAATTATTGAAGCGTTAGAAGGACCTGTGATCACGTATCCAAATACAGGTTTAATCAACATGGTATTTCAAGATATGCAGCCTGTTGCCAATCAAGGAGATTTGGTATTAATGGATGTATTTCACGAAGCGGACAAGTATTACTCGGATTATTTAGGGAAGCAGACAGTTGAAGAGTTGATCCAAGAAACGTTAGGTCTTCGTGAAATTCCAGTTTTAAACTGGAACGATTTAGCTGAAAAAAAAGGGTTACTAAGAAAGGTGTTGAAAAACGTCAATGGAAATGATGAAAAATGA
- a CDS encoding DUF4828 domain-containing protein, whose protein sequence is MAKKKHLQVILGLSMLAGITGSFFLKNQKVQAPTLSTKSKFIGSWKGHFINQSTETILEISPKMEFFLNNLPIEGHLLKQSSSKLIFEDHYGYQLIFTLTSNDTLDLYDDAEEKIYALQRVVANQIENES, encoded by the coding sequence ATGGCAAAAAAGAAACATTTACAAGTTATTCTTGGTTTATCTATGCTTGCAGGAATTACCGGCTCATTCTTTTTAAAAAATCAAAAAGTTCAAGCTCCTACGCTTTCAACTAAATCTAAATTTATCGGATCTTGGAAAGGTCATTTTATCAATCAGTCAACCGAAACAATTTTAGAGATTTCACCCAAAATGGAATTCTTTTTAAATAACCTCCCCATTGAAGGGCATTTATTAAAACAAAGTAGTTCTAAACTTATTTTTGAAGATCACTATGGCTATCAACTTATTTTTACTTTAACAAGCAACGATACGCTAGATCTTTATGACGATGCCGAAGAAAAAATTTACGCGCTTCAACGTGTTGTCGCTAACCAAATAGAAAATGAAAGTTAA